In bacterium, the genomic window CGAGATCTACTTCGACGACAACCCGCCGCCCTCCATCCTGCAGGTGGACGGGGCCAAGGACATCGCCGTCGAGGTCAACTCGCTGTCCAAGACCTACGCCATGGCCGGCTGGCGCGTGGGCATGGTGGTGGGCAATGAGCGGATGTGCGCGGCTCTGGCCCGCGTGAAATCCTATCTGGACTACGGGGCCTATACCCCGATCCAGGTTGCGGCGGCCGCGGCGCTGAACGGGCCGCAGGACTGCGTTGAGGAGATCCGGGGCATCTACAAGAGCCGCCGCGACACCCTGGTCAGCTCCATGGCCCGCGCGGGCTGGGACATTCCCGCCCCGCCGGCCTCGATGTTCGCCTGGGCCAAGGTGCCCGAGCAGTTCCGCGAGGCCGGCTCGATGCTGTTCTCGCGCCTGCTGATCGAGGAGGCCGGCGTCGCCGTGGCGCCCGGCTCGGGCTTCGGCGAATACGGCGAAGGCTATGTCCGCATCGGCCTGGTCGAAAATGAACACCGCATCAGACAGGCGGCCCGCAACGTGAAGAAGTTCCTCGCCGATTCCGACCGCATCCTGGCCAAGGCCCACAACACGATGGCCGCGCAATGAGCCCGCGCACCTGGCGTATCGGCGTCGCCGGCCTGGGCACCGTCGGCGGCGGCCTGCTGCAGTTCCTGTCGGAGCGGCCGGACTTCGCGCCGGCCGGGGGCAGGGCGGTGATCACCGGCGTGACCGCCCGCTCGCGCTCGCGGCCGCGCAGCATCGACATCTCAGACCTGGCCTGGTTCGACGACCCGGTGGCGCTGGCGACCTCGCCGGACATCGACCTGTTCGTCGAACTGGTTGGCGGCTCCGACGGGCCGGCCAAGGCGGCGGTCGAGGCGGCGCTCAAGGCCGGCAAGCCGGTCGTCACCGCCAACAAGGCCCTGATCGCCGAGCACGGCGCGGAGCTGGCGGCCCTGGCGGAAGAAGCCGGCGTCCCGCTGCTGTTCGAGGCCGCCGTCATGGGCGGCACCCCGGCGGTGAAGATGCTGCGCGAGGCCATGGTCGGCGACGACGTGGTCGGCGTGGCCGGGATTCTCAACGGCACCTGCAACTTCATTCTCAGCGAGATGGAACAGCGCGGCGCCTCGTTCGCCGACGTGCTCGCCGAAGCCCAGCGCATGGGTTACGCCGAGGCCGACCCGACGATGGACGTCGGCGGCTTCGACGCCGCGCACAAGGTGACCATCCTGGCCGCCCTGGCGTTCGGTTGCGCGCCCAACTTCGCCGCCGCCGAGATCGAGGGCATCGACCAGGTCGACCTGCTCGACATCCGGCTGGCCAAGGACCTCGGCTACCGCATCCGGCTGATCGCCTCCGCCGACCGCACCGCCGACGGCGTGGCGGTGCGGGTGCATCCCTCGCTGGTCGCCCAGGGCCATCCGCTGGCCGAGACCCGCGGCGCCCTCAACGCCCTGTTCATCGAGGGCACCCGGATCGGCCGGATCTTCATCCAGGGGCCCGGGGCGGGCTCGGGACCCACCGCCGCCGCCGTGGCCGCCGACATCGCCGATGTCATGACCCTGGCGGTCCGTCCGGTGTTCCAGCGTCCGGCCGGCGAGCTGAAACCGTTCATCGCCGTGGCGCCCACCCGTCGCGTCGGCAAGGCCTACCTGCGCCTTCTGGTCAAGGATCAGGCCGGGGTCATCGCCGCCGTGTCGGAGACCCTGGCGGAGTGCGGCGTGTCGATCGACAGCTTCCTGCAGAAGCCGGTCGAGGACGCCGGCGGCGTGCCGATCGTGCTGACCACCCACGCCATCGCCGAGTCGGTTCTGACGGACTCGATAAACCGCATCGAAAAGCTGCCGGCCGTGCTAGAGCGTCCCCGGCTGTTGCGTATCGCGCGCATTTGAGAATCCTCCGACAATGGCGGAGAGCGCCCCGACGGGGCCGGGAGACTGACTTTCATGAGTTCTGAGACACTGGACCGGGGGCTGGTTCTTGACGCGGTCCGTGTGACCGAGGCCGCCGCGATCGCCGCCTGGGGCTTGGTGGGCCGGGGCGACGAAAAGGAGGCCGACCAGGCCGCCGTCGACGCCATGCGCAACGCGCTGAACGACCTGGCCATCGATGGCGAGATCGTCATCGGCGAGGGCGAGCGCGACGAGGCCCCGATGCTCTACATCGGCGAGAAGGTCGGCTCCGGCAAAGGGCCGCGCGTCGACATCGCGCTGGACCCGCTGGAAGGCACGACCCTGACGGCCAAGGCCATGGCCAACGCCCTGGCCGTTATGGCCTGGGCGCCCGCCGGCACCCTGCTCAACGCGCCCGACACCTACATGGACAAGATCGCCTGCGGGCCCGGCTACGCCGAAGGCGTCATCGACCTGGACGCGACGCCGGCCGACAACGTCAGGGCGATGGCCAAGGCGAAGGGCGTGGAGCCCGACCAGATCACCGTCTGCGTGCTGGACCGTCCGCGCCACGCCGAGATCATCAACAGCCTGCGCTCCGTCGGCGCGCGGGTCTATCTGATCACCGACGGCGACGTGGCCGGGGTGATCAACACCGCCGACCCCGAGACCGGCGTTGACCTTTATATCGGCCAGGGCGGCGCGCCCGAGGGCGTGCTGGCCTGCGCGGCGCTGAAGTGCGTCGGCGGCCAGTTCCAGGGCCGGCTGGTGTTCCGCAACAACGACGAGCGCAGCCGCGCCGCCAAATGGGGCATCACCGACCTCGACCGCAAATACATGCTGGGCGAGATCGTCCGCGCCGACGCCATCTTCGCCATGACCGGCGTGACCAACGGCGCCCTGCTGGACGGGGTGAAGCTCGAGGGCGGCTTTGTCCACACCCACTCGCTGGTGATGAACTCCTCCACCCGCACGGTGCGTGAAGTGCGGATGAAGCGGCCGCTCTGACCA contains:
- a CDS encoding aminotransferase class I/II-fold pyridoxal phosphate-dependent enzyme, with product EIYFDDNPPPSILQVDGAKDIAVEVNSLSKTYAMAGWRVGMVVGNERMCAALARVKSYLDYGAYTPIQVAAAAALNGPQDCVEEIRGIYKSRRDTLVSSMARAGWDIPAPPASMFAWAKVPEQFREAGSMLFSRLLIEEAGVAVAPGSGFGEYGEGYVRIGLVENEHRIRQAARNVKKFLADSDRILAKAHNTMAAQ
- the glpX gene encoding class II fructose-bisphosphatase: MSSETLDRGLVLDAVRVTEAAAIAAWGLVGRGDEKEADQAAVDAMRNALNDLAIDGEIVIGEGERDEAPMLYIGEKVGSGKGPRVDIALDPLEGTTLTAKAMANALAVMAWAPAGTLLNAPDTYMDKIACGPGYAEGVIDLDATPADNVRAMAKAKGVEPDQITVCVLDRPRHAEIINSLRSVGARVYLITDGDVAGVINTADPETGVDLYIGQGGAPEGVLACAALKCVGGQFQGRLVFRNNDERSRAAKWGITDLDRKYMLGEIVRADAIFAMTGVTNGALLDGVKLEGGFVHTHSLVMNSSTRTVREVRMKRPL
- a CDS encoding homoserine dehydrogenase, yielding MSPRTWRIGVAGLGTVGGGLLQFLSERPDFAPAGGRAVITGVTARSRSRPRSIDISDLAWFDDPVALATSPDIDLFVELVGGSDGPAKAAVEAALKAGKPVVTANKALIAEHGAELAALAEEAGVPLLFEAAVMGGTPAVKMLREAMVGDDVVGVAGILNGTCNFILSEMEQRGASFADVLAEAQRMGYAEADPTMDVGGFDAAHKVTILAALAFGCAPNFAAAEIEGIDQVDLLDIRLAKDLGYRIRLIASADRTADGVAVRVHPSLVAQGHPLAETRGALNALFIEGTRIGRIFIQGPGAGSGPTAAAVAADIADVMTLAVRPVFQRPAGELKPFIAVAPTRRVGKAYLRLLVKDQAGVIAAVSETLAECGVSIDSFLQKPVEDAGGVPIVLTTHAIAESVLTDSINRIEKLPAVLERPRLLRIARI